Proteins encoded together in one Dehalococcoidia bacterium window:
- a CDS encoding enoyl-CoA hydratase-related protein has translation MSSAERPPFEMHGAGWYKQALAYEVVLYEADPEAHVAKITMNRPERMNALSHQLRAELFHALKVAEQDPAINVIVIKGAGRCFSAGYDLAGGNVGVEEPDFGSQYVGSGHWARYLINQYWQIWELSKIVIAQTHGYVLAGASELCAVCDLVVSTPDCQFGYPPMRAMGAPDLMWFPWLLPRRKAAEMVYTGDSITGQDALQFGMVNYCVPQDSIDEFTETFARRVALIPWQMHTIRKRAFQKAYERMGFRESLEICALMQERFSYTDRVKEMRELMQKASLREYLTVRDEPYQDYRTAENAILDRGRREGDTWKGVASEARPQR, from the coding sequence ATGAGTTCAGCGGAACGGCCGCCGTTTGAGATGCACGGTGCGGGCTGGTACAAGCAGGCCCTCGCCTACGAGGTCGTCCTCTACGAAGCCGATCCCGAGGCGCATGTCGCCAAGATCACGATGAACCGCCCGGAACGCATGAATGCGCTTAGCCACCAGCTCCGCGCCGAGCTGTTCCACGCGCTGAAGGTGGCGGAGCAGGACCCCGCGATCAACGTGATCGTGATCAAGGGCGCGGGGCGCTGCTTCAGCGCGGGCTACGACCTCGCCGGCGGCAACGTCGGCGTGGAGGAGCCGGACTTCGGCTCGCAGTACGTGGGCAGCGGCCACTGGGCCCGCTACCTGATCAACCAGTACTGGCAGATCTGGGAGCTGTCCAAGATCGTCATCGCCCAGACGCACGGCTACGTGCTGGCCGGCGCGTCGGAGCTGTGCGCGGTCTGCGACCTGGTCGTCTCCACGCCCGACTGCCAGTTCGGCTATCCGCCGATGCGCGCGATGGGCGCCCCGGACCTGATGTGGTTCCCCTGGCTGCTGCCCAGGCGCAAGGCCGCGGAGATGGTCTATACCGGCGACAGCATCACCGGGCAGGACGCGCTGCAGTTCGGCATGGTCAACTACTGCGTGCCGCAGGACAGCATCGACGAGTTCACCGAGACCTTCGCCAGGCGCGTGGCGCTGATCCCCTGGCAGATGCACACGATTCGCAAACGCGCCTTCCAGAAGGCCTACGAGCGGATGGGGTTCCGCGAGTCGCTCGAGATCTGCGCCCTAATGCAGGAGCGGTTCAGCTACACCGACCGCGTGAAGGAGATGCGCGAGTTGATGCAGAAGGCGTCGCTGCGCGAGTACCTGACCGTGCGCGACGAGCCGTACCAGGACTACCGCACGGCGGAGAACGCCATTCTCGACCGCGGCAGGCGAGAGGGCGACACCTGGAAAGGCGTGGCAAGCGAAGCGAGACCGCAGCGGTAG